The Hymenobacter chitinivorans DSM 11115 genome contains a region encoding:
- a CDS encoding porin family protein — MAATLLLATPAQAQTGRQPGYIVPLAGDTIRGTVIINRGQRNAQACEFEAAGQATAKQYSPAELRGYGTAAGQSYESQALPLTAAAVPQPVFLEVVTRGALTLYVLQSGNAERFFLAGYRPGKLVELELRTAMVQRGAQQFLAKQRLYQDTLAQAFQACPAQAKRAAIAEFRLADLEKAVRGYNLCAAPQTVGKQAAKRGSFGLGIIGGLSIFDQLTLGPGDNTDDFNQDYTGKNTFRGGLEAVFTPGFKGAPLTVRATLLYEPGRTFTSERNFFPQQSYNKKAVLEFDYVSFSTILRYRLGQHRLRPYFEAGPALNIITRVKQDYLTFTSTTSGSKPYNEKLIGYYHYLTLGGGAGVGIEAPMPAGNTLWLGIRAAATPGPAKFTERSAVTSLAVLVGYTLGR; from the coding sequence TTGGCCGCCACCTTATTGCTGGCCACCCCCGCCCAAGCCCAAACCGGGCGCCAGCCGGGTTACATCGTGCCCTTAGCTGGTGACACCATTAGGGGTACGGTGATTATAAACCGCGGCCAGCGCAATGCCCAGGCCTGCGAGTTTGAGGCGGCGGGTCAGGCAACGGCCAAGCAGTACAGCCCTGCTGAGTTGCGGGGCTACGGCACTGCTGCCGGACAGAGCTACGAAAGTCAGGCCCTACCCTTAACTGCCGCTGCCGTCCCCCAGCCGGTATTTCTGGAAGTGGTGACGCGAGGTGCCCTGACGTTGTACGTACTGCAAAGTGGCAACGCCGAGCGGTTTTTTCTGGCGGGCTACCGACCCGGCAAGCTCGTCGAGCTGGAGTTGCGCACGGCCATGGTGCAGCGGGGTGCCCAGCAGTTTCTGGCCAAGCAGCGCTTGTATCAGGACACGCTGGCCCAGGCTTTTCAGGCTTGCCCGGCCCAGGCCAAGCGGGCTGCCATTGCCGAGTTCCGGCTGGCCGATTTGGAAAAGGCGGTACGCGGCTACAACTTGTGCGCGGCGCCGCAAACGGTTGGTAAGCAGGCGGCCAAACGCGGCAGCTTCGGTTTGGGAATCATTGGGGGCCTAAGCATTTTTGATCAGCTAACCCTGGGCCCCGGGGATAATACCGACGACTTCAACCAGGACTACACCGGGAAGAATACTTTCCGGGGCGGACTGGAAGCGGTGTTTACGCCCGGTTTCAAAGGAGCTCCCCTGACGGTGCGGGCTACGTTGCTGTACGAGCCGGGGCGCACGTTTACTTCTGAGCGCAATTTCTTTCCCCAGCAGTCTTACAACAAAAAGGCAGTATTGGAATTCGACTACGTGTCATTTTCGACGATACTGCGCTACCGGCTCGGCCAGCACCGCCTGCGGCCGTATTTTGAGGCCGGCCCGGCCCTCAATATCATTACCCGCGTCAAGCAGGACTACCTCACGTTTACGTCAACTACTTCGGGCAGCAAGCCCTACAATGAGAAGCTGATCGGTTACTATCACTACCTCACCCTCGGCGGTGGAGCCGGGGTCGGGATTGAAGCGCCGATGCCCGCCGGGAATACGCTCTGGCTTGGCATACGGGCCGCCGCAACGCCGGGACCAGCCAAATTCACGGAGCGGTCTGCCGTTACCAGCCTTGCCGTACTGGTTGGCTATACCCTGGGCCGCTAG
- a CDS encoding methylmalonyl-CoA mutase family protein, whose product MADTPRATPVSFSEFDPISTAAWQQRISRDLKGADPASLEWHTPEGLVVQPFYHREALEALPATEAPTSTSRDWLNLPTYTVGAADKGHTAIDRAADALTRGADGAYFELTDAAAFDVAYLHEKLPLATSYVGYSIRLGAVSFVERLLATGTPTLRGFLRFDPVTDHSPDLAHQLAELRTVLTLTKAMPEFRALTLNGAFFANRGGTVTQQIGFVLAAAATYLEQLPSADVTVQQVAAALQVQVALNPNYFFEIAKLRALRRLWATLLHAFGLPADLAPALPIFAVTSTWSQTTLDPHTNLLRVTTETMAAVLGGATAVSVAPFDRIYQSPNEFSSRLARNLPVILREEAGLNRVADPAAGSYYLETITDQLAREAWALFQRVEAAEGLPAALGMVLQELHAVAQSQFQRIAAGEQVIVGTNRFQNSQEHFDYNPKRLLRSKDFDSTRAAYPSEVLRLATALHFQRREKKRRRAAVVLLGTHTNQLILESFLRLLPLQERLALKASHPEGTLSVLFSTPEAATLMYATPDQFGHFARVVCRVPVDEPDFIPPTLLTADLATMQEAVTLFGFKEFNVEGYSTEDVLARLQGRR is encoded by the coding sequence ATGGCCGACACCCCGCGCGCTACGCCCGTTTCCTTTTCCGAATTTGACCCCATCAGCACCGCAGCTTGGCAGCAGCGCATCAGCCGCGACCTGAAGGGTGCCGACCCGGCCTCACTGGAATGGCACACGCCGGAGGGCCTGGTGGTGCAGCCCTTTTACCACCGTGAAGCCCTGGAGGCACTACCGGCTACCGAAGCGCCTACCAGCACCTCTCGCGACTGGCTCAACCTGCCGACCTACACCGTAGGCGCCGCTGACAAGGGCCACACGGCCATCGACCGGGCCGCCGACGCGCTGACCCGGGGTGCCGATGGGGCCTATTTCGAACTAACGGACGCCGCGGCTTTCGACGTGGCTTACCTGCACGAAAAGCTGCCGCTGGCTACCTCTTACGTGGGTTACTCCATCCGGCTCGGGGCGGTCAGCTTCGTGGAGCGGCTGCTGGCCACGGGCACGCCCACGCTGCGGGGCTTTCTACGCTTCGACCCCGTAACGGACCACTCCCCCGACCTGGCCCATCAGTTGGCGGAGCTGCGCACGGTTCTGACCCTGACCAAAGCCATGCCCGAGTTTCGGGCTCTGACGCTCAATGGGGCCTTCTTTGCCAACCGCGGCGGGACCGTTACCCAGCAGATCGGCTTCGTGCTGGCCGCGGCGGCCACGTATCTGGAGCAATTACCTTCGGCCGACGTGACGGTGCAGCAGGTGGCCGCGGCTTTGCAGGTGCAGGTGGCTCTGAACCCGAATTACTTTTTCGAAATAGCCAAGCTGCGGGCCCTGCGCCGGCTCTGGGCCACGCTGCTGCACGCCTTTGGCTTGCCCGCCGACCTAGCTCCGGCCCTGCCCATCTTTGCCGTTACCTCCACCTGGTCACAAACCACGCTCGACCCGCACACCAACCTGCTGCGCGTCACGACCGAAACCATGGCCGCCGTGCTGGGCGGGGCCACAGCCGTCAGCGTAGCCCCCTTCGACCGAATTTATCAGTCTCCAAACGAGTTTTCCAGCCGCCTGGCCCGCAACCTGCCCGTGATTCTGCGCGAGGAAGCAGGTCTGAACCGCGTGGCTGATCCGGCGGCGGGCTCCTATTATCTGGAAACGATTACCGACCAGCTGGCCCGCGAGGCCTGGGCGCTGTTTCAGCGGGTGGAAGCCGCTGAGGGCCTGCCGGCCGCCCTGGGCATGGTGCTGCAAGAGCTGCACGCAGTGGCCCAAAGCCAGTTTCAGCGCATTGCCGCCGGCGAGCAGGTCATTGTGGGTACCAACCGGTTTCAGAACTCCCAGGAGCATTTCGACTACAACCCCAAACGCCTGCTGCGCAGCAAGGACTTCGACTCGACGCGGGCCGCTTACCCGTCGGAAGTGCTGCGCCTGGCCACGGCCCTGCACTTTCAGCGCCGGGAGAAAAAGCGCCGCCGGGCGGCCGTCGTACTGCTGGGTACCCATACCAACCAACTGATTCTGGAGTCGTTTCTGCGGCTGCTACCCTTGCAGGAGCGTCTGGCCCTGAAAGCCAGCCACCCGGAAGGTACGCTCTCGGTGCTGTTTTCGACGCCCGAAGCCGCCACGCTGATGTATGCCACGCCCGACCAGTTTGGCCACTTTGCCCGGGTAGTGTGCCGTGTGCCCGTGGATGAGCCCGACTTCATCCCGCCCACCCTACTCACTGCCGACCTGGCCACGATGCAGGAGGCCGTCACCCTATTCGGCTTCAAGGAATTCAACGTGGAGGGCTACAGTACCGAAGACGTACTGGCCCGCCTGCAGGGCCGGCGTTGA
- a CDS encoding 5'-nucleotidase C-terminal domain-containing protein yields MSFFRSPASALSFLLAASLTVGCQRGPYQATPALAPVTGQPVTKALPDEPRAAATIEPYKQRVTQQMNEVLGVAPVAVTKNSGESPLANFVADIQRERASQALGQPIDAGVMTNGGLRAALPAGPITMGSIFELMPFENELVVLDTPGPVMQDMLNYAARIKMALSNVTYTVGADGKPSNVLIGGKPFDPTRTYTIAISDYLAGGGDQMVFFKAIKPRSTGVLLRTAIVDHIRSLTKAGKPVEAKVEGRVKVM; encoded by the coding sequence ATGTCTTTCTTCCGTTCCCCCGCCTCGGCTCTGAGCTTTTTGCTGGCGGCCTCGCTTACCGTCGGCTGTCAGCGCGGCCCCTACCAGGCCACGCCCGCCCTGGCGCCCGTTACGGGCCAGCCCGTAACCAAAGCCCTGCCCGACGAGCCCAGGGCCGCCGCTACTATTGAGCCCTACAAGCAGCGCGTGACTCAGCAAATGAACGAGGTGCTGGGCGTGGCCCCTGTGGCCGTCACCAAAAACAGCGGGGAGTCGCCGCTGGCTAACTTCGTGGCCGACATTCAGCGGGAGCGGGCTAGCCAAGCCCTGGGCCAGCCCATCGACGCGGGCGTGATGACCAACGGCGGCCTGCGCGCAGCCCTGCCCGCCGGCCCCATCACCATGGGCTCCATCTTCGAGTTGATGCCCTTCGAAAACGAGCTGGTGGTGCTCGATACGCCCGGCCCCGTGATGCAGGACATGCTCAACTACGCGGCCCGCATCAAAATGGCCCTGTCAAACGTGACCTACACCGTGGGCGCCGACGGCAAGCCTTCCAACGTGCTCATCGGCGGCAAGCCCTTTGACCCGACCCGCACGTACACCATTGCCATTTCCGACTACTTGGCCGGCGGTGGCGACCAAATGGTGTTCTTCAAAGCCATTAAGCCCCGTAGCACCGGCGTGCTGCTGCGCACGGCCATCGTGGACCACATCCGCAGCCTGACCAAAGCCGGCAAACCCGTCGAAGCCAAAGTCGAGGGAAGAGTGAAAGTAATGTGA
- a CDS encoding bifunctional metallophosphatase/5'-nucleotidase — MNRRDFLKHTSLGAASLGLLGLSLPAVGRDTKNVRLTILHTNDMHSRIEPFPDNSAQWAGMGGMARRASLIEQIRKQEPNVLLLDSGDIWQGTPYFNFFNGELEYKLMTQMAYDASTLGNHDFDNGLEGLKKQLPNAGFPFLIANYDFSQTILAGQFKPYKVFEKAGMRIGVFGIGIEMQGLIADRNIGGTKYLDPVAVSQTMVATLRGAERCDMVICLSHLGYKYESAKIDDHKLAAQVPGIDLILGGHTHTFLEKPDVILGSGGHQTLINQVGWSGINLGRLDYSFEHGTKRLAVASSAVVPVTTA, encoded by the coding sequence ATGAATCGTCGCGATTTTCTCAAGCATACGTCGTTGGGGGCTGCCAGCCTGGGGCTGCTGGGCCTGAGCCTGCCGGCCGTGGGCCGGGATACTAAAAACGTGCGCCTGACCATTCTGCACACCAACGACATGCATTCGCGCATTGAGCCGTTTCCGGACAACAGCGCGCAGTGGGCCGGTATGGGCGGCATGGCCCGGCGCGCCAGCCTGATCGAGCAGATTCGCAAGCAGGAGCCCAACGTGCTGCTGCTCGACTCGGGCGACATCTGGCAGGGCACGCCCTACTTCAACTTCTTCAACGGGGAACTGGAGTACAAGCTCATGACCCAGATGGCCTACGACGCCAGCACCCTGGGTAACCACGACTTCGACAACGGCCTGGAAGGGCTGAAAAAGCAGCTGCCCAACGCCGGCTTTCCCTTCCTGATTGCCAACTACGACTTCTCCCAGACCATCCTGGCCGGGCAGTTTAAGCCTTATAAAGTCTTCGAAAAAGCCGGCATGCGCATCGGCGTCTTCGGCATCGGTATCGAAATGCAGGGCCTCATTGCGGACCGCAACATCGGCGGCACCAAGTACCTGGACCCCGTGGCCGTATCGCAAACTATGGTGGCCACCCTGCGCGGGGCCGAGCGGTGCGACATGGTCATTTGCCTCTCGCACTTGGGCTACAAGTACGAAAGCGCCAAAATCGACGACCACAAGCTGGCCGCCCAGGTGCCCGGCATCGACCTGATCCTGGGCGGGCACACCCACACCTTCCTGGAAAAGCCCGACGTCATCCTGGGTTCCGGCGGCCACCAGACGCTGATCAACCAGGTGGGTTGGTCGGGTATCAACCTGGGCCGGCTCGACTACAGCTTCGAGCACGGCACCAAACGTTTGGCCGTGGCCAGCTCAGCCGTAGTACCTGTGACGACGGCGTGA
- the dnaA gene encoding chromosomal replication initiator protein DnaA, with translation MLKDCRTVWANCLRVIKANIGEQSFRTWFEPIVPVQLHNNVLIIQVPSQFFYEWLEEHYVDVLKKGIYQELGPEGRLEYSIVVDQGNSQNKPRTVNIPTARKAAAPTQAATPAAAIAASALTGSARNVAAAAASPDMSNTLRNPFEATKAIDRNYVKSQLNNTYSFENYVEGDCNRLARSAGLAVANKPGTTSFNPLMIYGGVGLGKTHLVQAIGNHIKATSPDKFVLYVSAEKFTNQFIESLRNNGVQDFANFYLLVDILILDDVQFLSGKDKTQEMFFHIFNHLHQAGKQIVMTSDRPPRDLNGLEDRLLSRFKWGLTADLQSPDFETRMAIIQNKMEQDGIDIPPQVVEYLAHSVNTNVRELEGVLISLVAQSSLNRREIDLEMAKQALRHIIEEVEAEVNLDFIQKTVAEYFGISLDLLKAKTRKKEVVTARQVAMYFAKEHTSHSLKSIGFHFGGRDHSTVIHSVQTVSDLIDSDKNFRNTIVDLRKKFAGK, from the coding sequence ATGCTGAAGGATTGCCGAACCGTATGGGCCAACTGTCTTCGCGTCATCAAGGCTAATATTGGTGAGCAGAGCTTCCGCACGTGGTTTGAGCCAATCGTGCCGGTGCAGCTCCACAATAACGTTTTGATCATCCAGGTGCCCAGCCAGTTTTTCTACGAATGGCTGGAGGAGCACTATGTCGATGTATTAAAGAAAGGCATCTACCAGGAGCTCGGGCCGGAGGGGCGGTTAGAGTATTCCATTGTCGTTGACCAGGGCAACAGTCAGAACAAGCCCCGCACGGTTAATATCCCCACGGCCCGCAAGGCGGCCGCGCCCACCCAGGCCGCGACGCCCGCCGCCGCCATTGCCGCCAGCGCCCTAACCGGCTCGGCCCGCAACGTGGCCGCCGCGGCCGCCTCGCCCGACATGAGCAACACCTTGCGCAACCCGTTCGAAGCCACCAAGGCCATCGACCGGAACTACGTCAAGTCCCAGCTCAACAACACGTACTCGTTTGAGAACTACGTGGAGGGCGACTGTAACCGCCTGGCCCGCTCGGCCGGCCTCGCCGTGGCCAACAAGCCCGGCACGACCAGCTTCAACCCGCTGATGATTTACGGCGGGGTGGGGCTGGGCAAAACCCATTTGGTGCAGGCCATCGGCAACCACATCAAGGCCACCTCGCCCGATAAGTTCGTGCTCTACGTCTCGGCCGAGAAGTTCACGAACCAGTTTATCGAGAGCCTGCGCAACAACGGGGTGCAGGACTTCGCCAACTTCTACCTGCTCGTCGACATCCTGATTCTGGACGACGTGCAGTTTCTCTCGGGCAAGGACAAAACCCAGGAGATGTTCTTCCACATCTTCAACCACCTGCACCAGGCCGGCAAGCAAATCGTGATGACCTCCGATAGGCCCCCGCGCGACCTGAACGGGTTGGAGGACCGGCTGTTGTCGCGCTTTAAGTGGGGCCTCACCGCCGACTTGCAGAGCCCCGACTTCGAGACCCGCATGGCCATCATCCAGAACAAGATGGAGCAGGACGGCATCGACATTCCGCCCCAGGTGGTGGAGTACCTGGCCCACTCGGTGAATACCAACGTGCGGGAGCTGGAAGGCGTGCTGATTTCCCTGGTGGCCCAGTCGAGCCTGAACCGCCGGGAAATTGACCTGGAAATGGCCAAGCAGGCCCTGCGCCACATCATTGAGGAAGTGGAGGCCGAGGTGAACCTGGACTTTATCCAGAAAACCGTGGCCGAGTACTTCGGCATTTCCCTGGATTTGCTCAAGGCCAAAACCCGCAAGAAGGAAGTCGTGACGGCGCGGCAGGTGGCCATGTACTTCGCCAAGGAGCACACCAGCCACTCGCTCAAGAGCATCGGTTTCCACTTCGGCGGCCGGGACCATAGCACCGTCATCCACTCCGTCCAGACCGTGTCGGATTTGATTGACAGCGACAAAAACTTCCGCAACACGATAGTGGACCTGCGCAAGAAGTTTGCGGGCAAGTAG
- a CDS encoding OsmC family peroxiredoxin has translation MINQRGNAVWNGDIKGSGEISTQSGTVKAPYSVGARFQGEKGTNPEELIGAAHAGCYTMFLTGQLTKAGAQVKQIRTESKVTLDTSGDVPKVVKITLTTEGEVEGITQEEFQKQAENAKEHCPISQLLQAVPEMELASATLK, from the coding sequence ATGATTAATCAGCGCGGAAATGCCGTTTGGAACGGCGACATTAAAGGCAGCGGCGAAATTTCAACCCAGAGCGGCACGGTAAAAGCGCCCTACTCCGTTGGCGCCCGATTCCAGGGAGAGAAAGGCACCAACCCCGAGGAGCTCATCGGGGCGGCCCACGCGGGCTGCTATACCATGTTCCTGACCGGGCAGCTGACCAAAGCCGGGGCCCAGGTCAAGCAGATCCGGACTGAGTCGAAAGTGACGCTCGATACCTCGGGCGACGTGCCGAAGGTGGTCAAAATCACGCTGACCACAGAAGGCGAAGTGGAGGGCATTACCCAGGAAGAATTCCAGAAGCAGGCCGAAAACGCCAAGGAGCACTGCCCCATTTCCCAGCTGCTCCAGGCCGTGCCCGAAATGGAGCTGGCCTCGGCGACGTTGAAGTAG
- a CDS encoding GH3 family domain-containing protein produces the protein MGLKSALSRPLAAFVTSRYHQWQQDPVATQQRVFRELIAKGRHTAFGRDHDFASIQTPVDLARLVPVRDYEALAPYFERVKQGEADVLWPGRPEYLAKTSGTTSGAKYIPLTKDSLPNHINGARDALFHYIHATGKSRFLDGKLMFLSGSPELEKVGGIHTGRLSGIVNHHVPAYLRRNQLPTYRTNIIEDWETKLDHIVEETLPENMTLISGIPPWVQMYFDKLVQLTGKPVKDIFPQFDLFVYGGVNFEPYRAKLFETIGRSVDSIELFPASEGFLAFQDQPGNPGLLLLLDAGIFYEFIPAEQFFEPNPPRLTIGEVELDRQYALVLNSNAGLWGYSLGDTVRFVSLNPYRVVVSGRIKHFLSAFGEHVIGEEVEQTLREAMSRFPEVEVVEFTVAPRVSSDPQEPSRHEWLVEFARPPQDAAAFAAALDAGLRRRNVYYDDLLAGNILAPLQLTPLPAGSFQRYMKSLGKLGGQNKVPRLSNDRKVAEGLVTAPGAGSPE, from the coding sequence ATGGGTCTGAAATCTGCCCTGAGCCGCCCGCTGGCCGCCTTTGTTACCAGCCGCTACCACCAGTGGCAGCAAGACCCCGTGGCCACCCAGCAGCGCGTGTTCCGGGAGCTGATTGCCAAGGGCCGCCACACCGCCTTCGGGCGCGACCATGACTTTGCCTCCATCCAGACGCCGGTCGACCTGGCCCGGCTAGTGCCCGTGCGCGACTACGAAGCCCTGGCCCCGTACTTCGAGCGGGTCAAGCAAGGGGAGGCCGACGTGCTCTGGCCCGGCCGGCCCGAATACCTGGCCAAAACCTCGGGCACCACGTCTGGGGCCAAGTACATTCCCCTGACCAAGGACAGCCTGCCCAACCACATCAACGGGGCCCGCGACGCGCTGTTTCACTACATCCACGCTACCGGTAAGAGCCGCTTTCTGGACGGCAAGCTGATGTTTTTGTCGGGGAGTCCGGAGCTCGAAAAAGTGGGCGGTATCCATACCGGGCGGCTGTCGGGCATCGTGAACCACCACGTACCAGCGTATTTGCGCCGCAACCAGCTGCCCACCTACCGCACCAATATCATCGAGGACTGGGAAACCAAGCTCGACCATATCGTAGAGGAAACGCTGCCCGAAAACATGACCCTGATTTCGGGGATTCCGCCCTGGGTGCAGATGTATTTCGACAAGCTAGTGCAGCTTACGGGCAAGCCGGTCAAGGACATTTTCCCGCAGTTCGATTTGTTCGTCTACGGCGGGGTCAACTTCGAGCCTTACCGGGCCAAGCTCTTCGAAACCATCGGCCGCTCGGTGGACAGCATCGAGCTGTTTCCGGCTTCCGAGGGCTTTCTGGCGTTTCAGGACCAGCCCGGCAACCCCGGCCTGCTGCTGCTGCTCGACGCGGGCATTTTCTACGAGTTTATTCCCGCCGAGCAGTTTTTCGAGCCCAACCCGCCTCGCCTCACCATCGGCGAAGTGGAGCTGGACCGGCAGTACGCTCTGGTGCTCAACTCCAACGCCGGGCTCTGGGGCTACAGCCTCGGCGACACGGTGCGCTTCGTGAGCCTCAATCCGTACCGGGTGGTGGTCAGTGGGCGTATCAAGCACTTTTTGTCGGCCTTCGGTGAGCATGTCATCGGGGAGGAAGTCGAGCAGACCCTGCGCGAGGCCATGAGCCGGTTTCCGGAAGTGGAAGTGGTGGAGTTCACCGTGGCCCCGCGGGTGAGCAGTGACCCGCAGGAGCCGAGTCGGCACGAGTGGCTGGTGGAGTTTGCCCGCCCGCCCCAGGATGCTGCCGCCTTTGCCGCCGCCCTGGATGCGGGCCTGCGCCGCCGCAACGTGTACTACGACGACTTGCTGGCGGGCAATATTCTGGCGCCGCTGCAGCTCACGCCGCTACCGGCCGGCTCGTTTCAGCGCTACATGAAAAGCCTGGGCAAGCTCGGTGGCCAAAATAAAGTGCCGCGGCTGAGCAACGACCGAAAGGTGGCCGAAGGCTTGGTAACGGCTCCTGGAGCCGGCAGCCCGGAGTAA
- a CDS encoding SMI1/KNR4 family protein yields the protein MTNSLNWTELLQQISRELLADPDFHTGNLASMVTPEQRQIQWLGAPGATEEELSALETRLHTTLPPSYRAFLQASNGFGPLDYFIWRLKPSAEVDWLVKTEADLVERWEIDVETVPSVPDEEYFIYGDEQNDVQVRGEYFRGLLLISDWGDAGFLALNPDVQHQGEWEAWHFANWIPGAARYRSFAELVQAHLANYRALRSGRS from the coding sequence ATGACCAACAGCCTGAATTGGACCGAGCTTCTGCAGCAAATTAGCCGGGAGCTTCTGGCTGACCCTGACTTTCACACCGGGAATCTGGCCTCCATGGTGACGCCCGAACAGCGCCAGATCCAGTGGCTGGGAGCGCCGGGCGCAACTGAAGAGGAGCTGTCGGCTTTGGAAACCCGCCTGCACACTACGCTGCCACCGTCGTACCGGGCGTTTTTGCAGGCTTCCAACGGCTTTGGCCCACTCGACTACTTTATCTGGCGGCTCAAGCCCAGCGCGGAAGTTGACTGGCTGGTAAAAACGGAAGCCGACCTGGTAGAAAGGTGGGAAATAGACGTCGAAACCGTGCCGAGCGTGCCGGATGAGGAGTATTTTATCTACGGCGACGAGCAAAACGACGTGCAGGTGCGCGGGGAGTATTTCCGGGGCCTGCTGCTGATATCCGATTGGGGCGACGCGGGGTTTCTGGCCCTCAACCCCGACGTGCAGCACCAGGGCGAGTGGGAAGCCTGGCATTTTGCCAACTGGATACCCGGCGCCGCCCGCTACCGGTCCTTTGCCGAACTGGTGCAGGCCCATCTGGCCAACTACCGGGCCCTTAGGAGTGGACGCTCATGA
- a CDS encoding 3-oxoacyl-ACP synthase gives MGSPNELTKQALYALCEQYVQDRLNTVLAAVQAAQESANSETKSSAGDKYETGRAMAQNERDRNLVQLQQARQLQAELQRIDPAKPCDTVRPGALVQTSMGWFFISISAGKLPVAGTDYFAVSAAAPVAAALSGKRVGEEAGFNGKPVRVLSIE, from the coding sequence ATGGGAAGCCCAAACGAGCTGACAAAACAAGCCCTCTACGCCCTCTGTGAGCAATACGTTCAGGACCGCCTCAACACGGTGCTAGCCGCCGTGCAGGCCGCCCAGGAATCGGCCAACAGCGAAACCAAGAGCAGCGCCGGCGACAAGTACGAAACCGGCCGGGCCATGGCCCAGAACGAGCGGGACCGAAACCTGGTGCAGCTCCAGCAGGCCCGGCAGCTCCAGGCCGAGCTCCAGCGCATCGACCCCGCCAAGCCCTGCGACACGGTGCGGCCCGGGGCCCTGGTCCAGACGAGCATGGGTTGGTTCTTTATCAGCATCAGCGCCGGCAAGCTCCCCGTGGCCGGCACCGATTACTTCGCCGTATCGGCGGCGGCGCCGGTGGCGGCGGCCCTGAGTGGCAAGCGGGTGGGGGAGGAGGCCGGGTTCAATGGCAAACCCGTACGTGTGCTTAGCATTGAATAA